The Paenibacillus sp. FSL W8-0426 region AATCATAACATACAAATATATGATGAAGAAATATATTCCTTCCATTAAGAAATGTCCGAGATAGCGCGAAGCGATGGCATACATTGTATTGAAATAAGCCTCAGGAAACTCTATGTTTTGAGCAGCCAAAAGCTCCCTGTATGCTTTAAATGTCTGACAAAAAAGAAAGTAATGAAATGCGCACGAAACATGAACAAAGCGGAAGAAACACGAATACAAATGGTTGACAAAACAGCACAAACATGAATATAATCGAACCATCACTTGGTGATAATTTCCATTAGGAGGCGATTTTATTGTTCTCTGATGAACGTCGGGACAAAATTCTGGAGCTGCTTCAAAAAAACGGGCGTGTTCTTGCCAAGGAACTGGCTGATATGTTTGAATTATCCATCGATTCAATTAGAAGAGATCTTACAATTATGGAGGAGAAGGGTCTTCTAAAACGTACACATGGCGGAGCAATTCCAAGTTCTAAAGTTCGCAGCACTCCTCTCCCACCTGAATTACGTTACCAGGATGGAGCGCCACATCAAAATGCAATTTCTAAATTGGCCGCATCCTTCATTCAGGAGAAAGATACCGTCTTTATAGGCAGTGCTGGGATCCACTATGGCATGCTCAAGTATCTTCCTGAAATCCCTTTTACCGTTGTAACCAATTCAATTAAGGTCGCAGATACATTGAAAGATCGTAAAACAACAGATGTTTACCTTATCGGCGGTAAAGTAAAAAGTTCCGGCAGCATAACGGATGCCTTAGCAAACGAATTTTTGAGACAATTCACTTTAGATATTTGTTTTGTTACTGGAGGTGGAATTTCTAAAAATGGTGTAAGTACAGCCACTCCTGAAGTAGCAATGTTGGGTAGAGCAGCTGTTGAAATATCCAGGAGAAAGATTTGTCTGGCCCCTCACGAAAAATTGGGAATTGATTTCTTTGCAAAAGAAGGTCCAATTACTGACATTGACCTTCTGATAACGGATGAAGAAGCTAGCATTGAAGCCATCGCAGAAATTGAAAATAAAGGTGTCAAGGTTTGTATTGCAAGAGTGACCGAGGAATCCCTATTAAAAAAGGAATAGATCATATCCATTGGCCCGGATGATCTATCCCCTTCTTCTAAGGAGTTGCTGCTTAGCAGCTCCTTTTTCATTATAACGGATTATGATCGCTATGAAACCATTCATTCTCCTCATCCCAACTGGTTATTGAACAAAACTACCCGTTAACTGAGAAAACGGCAGCCAACCTTTGTGTGCGGCTGCCG contains the following coding sequences:
- a CDS encoding DeoR/GlpR family DNA-binding transcription regulator; its protein translation is MFSDERRDKILELLQKNGRVLAKELADMFELSIDSIRRDLTIMEEKGLLKRTHGGAIPSSKVRSTPLPPELRYQDGAPHQNAISKLAASFIQEKDTVFIGSAGIHYGMLKYLPEIPFTVVTNSIKVADTLKDRKTTDVYLIGGKVKSSGSITDALANEFLRQFTLDICFVTGGGISKNGVSTATPEVAMLGRAAVEISRRKICLAPHEKLGIDFFAKEGPITDIDLLITDEEASIEAIAEIENKGVKVCIARVTEESLLKKE